In Geotrypetes seraphini chromosome 4, aGeoSer1.1, whole genome shotgun sequence, a single window of DNA contains:
- the CHCHD1 gene encoding coiled-coil-helix-coiled-coil-helix domain-containing protein 1 isoform X2, whose protein sequence is MKSPNKEATCITEMSLMMACWKENNFNDMFCAKEIQSFFDCNTKVQAELRLNEKTPKHGGHLPSNQVNKLLQRFPNITREI, encoded by the exons atgaaatcaccaaacaaag AGGCCACATGTATCACTGAGATGTCGTTGATGATGGCATGCTGGAAGGAAAACAATTTCAATGATATGTTTTGTGCCAAGGAAATCCAGTCTTTCTTTGATTGTAATACTAAGGTCCAG GCAGAACTTAGATTAAATGAGAAAACTCCAAAACATGGAGGACATCTACCTTCAAATCAAGTTAACAAACTGTTGCAGAGGTTTCCAAACATCACCCGTGAGATTTAA
- the CHCHD1 gene encoding coiled-coil-helix-coiled-coil-helix domain-containing protein 1 isoform X1, with protein sequence MAVSGSALQARLRYLMSRRHGKPALKPTRPLVLADRVANRKMRMGEATCITEMSLMMACWKENNFNDMFCAKEIQSFFDCNTKVQAELRLNEKTPKHGGHLPSNQVNKLLQRFPNITREI encoded by the exons ATGGCGGTTTCAGGTTCCGCTTTGCAGGCTCGTCTTCGCTATTTGATGAGCCGACGGCATGGGAAGCCCGCGTTGAAGCCGACCCGACCGCTGGTCCTGGCCGACCGTGTGGCAAACCGGAAAATGCGAATGGGAG AGGCCACATGTATCACTGAGATGTCGTTGATGATGGCATGCTGGAAGGAAAACAATTTCAATGATATGTTTTGTGCCAAGGAAATCCAGTCTTTCTTTGATTGTAATACTAAGGTCCAG GCAGAACTTAGATTAAATGAGAAAACTCCAAAACATGGAGGACATCTACCTTCAAATCAAGTTAACAAACTGTTGCAGAGGTTTCCAAACATCACCCGTGAGATTTAA